From Roseimicrobium gellanilyticum, a single genomic window includes:
- a CDS encoding SAM-dependent methyltransferase: MPFREWMRQALFDPDTGYYTTHVRTVGRRGDFSTSATAGTLLAEAVAGWLKAQLRAQPGVHAVIEVGGGSGVLSHVVRRSLGWWTRLRLRWHMVETSPVLREQQRVKLGPRAATWHDSMSAAMEAAEGRAFVFHNELVDAFPATLLQWDEPSVAWREIWMRRGEGDWQEELGAPVAGELADGTASAELQASALSRAGWPRGGPRQGQRIEVHWSYQEWLESWRLLWDRGAMLTIDYGDVFPAVYHRQPGGTLRAYFAQQRLSGAEVCQRMGKQDITADVNFTDLQLWGEKLGWSTEALETQTDFIRRYVGNASERGRSSAADGYVLDPEGAGGAFKTLVQHPSPAGVPAS; the protein is encoded by the coding sequence ATGCCATTCCGCGAATGGATGCGGCAGGCGTTGTTTGACCCTGATACAGGGTATTATACCACGCATGTGCGCACGGTCGGCAGGCGGGGTGATTTCTCCACCTCGGCAACAGCAGGCACTCTCCTGGCAGAGGCTGTGGCGGGATGGTTGAAAGCCCAGCTGCGAGCGCAGCCGGGCGTGCATGCGGTGATTGAGGTCGGAGGTGGAAGTGGAGTCCTGTCCCATGTCGTGCGCCGATCCCTGGGCTGGTGGACGCGCCTGCGGTTGCGCTGGCACATGGTGGAAACGTCCCCGGTCCTGCGGGAACAGCAGCGGGTGAAACTGGGCCCGCGCGCGGCCACGTGGCATGACTCCATGAGCGCTGCCATGGAGGCCGCGGAGGGGAGGGCCTTTGTGTTTCACAACGAGCTCGTGGACGCATTTCCCGCGACCCTGCTGCAGTGGGACGAGCCATCGGTCGCGTGGCGCGAAATCTGGATGCGGCGAGGAGAGGGGGACTGGCAGGAGGAATTGGGAGCTCCCGTGGCCGGCGAACTGGCGGATGGGACTGCCAGCGCTGAACTCCAGGCATCGGCCTTGTCACGAGCAGGGTGGCCCCGGGGTGGCCCACGCCAGGGGCAACGGATTGAGGTGCACTGGTCCTACCAGGAGTGGCTCGAGAGCTGGAGATTGTTGTGGGACCGCGGAGCCATGTTAACCATCGACTATGGCGATGTCTTCCCCGCGGTGTACCACCGCCAGCCCGGGGGCACTCTTCGTGCGTACTTTGCCCAGCAGCGGCTCAGTGGCGCGGAAGTGTGCCAGCGCATGGGGAAGCAGGACATCACGGCTGATGTGAATTTCACCGACCTGCAGCTTTGGGGGGAGAAGCTGGGTTGGTCCACGGAAGCGCTTGAGACGCAGACAGACTTCATCCGCCGGTATGTCGGTAACGCCTCCGAGCGGGGGCGTAGCAGTGCTGCAGATGGGTATGTGCTGGATCCTGAAGGTGCAGGGGGCGCATTCAAAACACTGGTGCAGCATCCTTCGCCCGCAGGTGTGCCTGCATCATGA
- the trpE gene encoding anthranilate synthase component I, whose amino-acid sequence MFQRFLQPDFKTFSSRATQGNLVPVWVELAADYETPLSAFRQIHDGRHGFLLESAELTQHSGRYSLLGSEPRLIFTARGREIEIEEQGKKRHYTAPGDPMKELENIMAAFKPVSPAPLPVFHGGAVGYLSYDMVRFFEPTLPAAPPDSLGVPDMVFMIADTVVIFDHKHRKLTIVANVFVPDHASLEVAYEWAGKRIQQIIAKLEAPIQVKALQAFAPEAANGALEIHGNTTQAEYEAMVTAGKEYIKAGDIFQFVPSQRFETDYTGTPIDLYRALRHVNPSPYMFCLDFPDDFALVGSSPEVHVKCLDGKIEIRPIAGTRWRGKTPAEDDALAKELLEDPKERAEHIMLVDLARNDVGRVSNHGSVRVNELMIIERYSHVMHIVSNVEGTLAPDRNSYDVMRATFPAGTVSGSPKVRAMEIINELEKNKRCAYAGAVGYFGFDGSLDSCIALRTCVLKGGHAYVQAGAGVVADSDPTYEFNETVNKARGLLRALQRAKELGS is encoded by the coding sequence ATGTTCCAACGTTTCCTGCAGCCCGACTTCAAGACCTTCTCCTCCCGTGCAACACAAGGCAACCTTGTGCCGGTGTGGGTGGAGCTGGCTGCGGACTACGAGACACCGCTCTCTGCCTTCCGGCAGATCCATGATGGCAGGCACGGGTTCCTGCTGGAATCCGCAGAGCTGACCCAGCATTCCGGCCGCTACTCGTTGCTGGGCAGCGAGCCGCGGCTCATCTTCACGGCGCGCGGTCGCGAAATTGAAATCGAGGAGCAGGGCAAAAAGCGCCACTACACCGCTCCCGGGGATCCGATGAAGGAGTTGGAGAACATCATGGCCGCCTTCAAGCCGGTCTCACCGGCTCCGCTTCCCGTGTTTCATGGTGGCGCCGTGGGGTACTTGTCCTACGACATGGTGCGGTTCTTTGAGCCCACCCTGCCTGCTGCACCTCCTGATTCGCTGGGTGTACCGGACATGGTGTTCATGATTGCGGACACGGTGGTCATCTTTGACCACAAGCACCGCAAGCTCACCATTGTGGCGAATGTCTTTGTGCCGGATCATGCATCGCTTGAGGTGGCATACGAGTGGGCTGGAAAACGCATCCAGCAGATCATCGCCAAGCTTGAGGCGCCCATTCAGGTGAAGGCGTTGCAGGCGTTTGCGCCTGAGGCGGCGAATGGAGCTCTTGAGATCCATGGCAATACGACCCAGGCGGAATACGAGGCCATGGTGACCGCCGGAAAGGAATACATCAAGGCGGGGGACATCTTCCAGTTTGTGCCATCGCAGCGGTTCGAAACGGACTACACGGGCACTCCGATTGATCTGTACCGCGCGCTGCGGCACGTGAATCCTTCCCCGTACATGTTCTGCCTGGACTTCCCGGATGATTTTGCCCTGGTGGGCAGTTCGCCGGAAGTGCATGTAAAGTGTCTCGATGGAAAAATCGAAATTCGCCCCATCGCAGGCACACGGTGGAGAGGGAAGACGCCGGCGGAAGATGATGCGCTGGCAAAGGAACTCCTGGAGGATCCCAAGGAACGTGCTGAACACATCATGCTCGTGGATCTCGCGCGCAATGATGTGGGCCGTGTCTCCAATCACGGCAGCGTGCGTGTGAACGAATTGATGATCATCGAGCGCTACTCGCACGTCATGCACATTGTCTCCAACGTCGAGGGCACCCTGGCTCCTGATAGGAACTCCTATGATGTGATGCGTGCCACTTTCCCTGCCGGCACGGTGAGCGGTTCACCCAAGGTGCGCGCCATGGAGATTATCAATGAGCTGGAGAAAAACAAGCGCTGCGCTTATGCGGGCGCCGTGGGTTACTTCGGGTTCGATGGTTCGCTCGACAGTTGCATCGCATTGCGCACGTGCGTGCTGAAAGGTGGGCACGCGTATGTGCAGGCAGGCGCGGGTGTGGTGGCGGATTCGGATCCGACTTATGAATTCAATGAGACCGTGAACAAGGCGCGCGGATTGTTGCGTGCTTTGCAGCGCGCCAAGGAACTCGGAAGCTGA
- a CDS encoding NADH-quinone oxidoreductase subunit N, which produces MSPLSLELALGVLGLVLLLVESFTRVPRKTLAYGAIGGLTLALLILVFGGASGQAPGMEEFYAVDALALFYKGLALVATIATIVLSLEYAPVVNQYVATYPEKHKEAGLGEFFSLPVFVCVGMMVMASAKDLITIFVALELVTVSFYVLVAYMRRSAASLEAGVKYLILGALSTGLLIYGLAWLYGMTGALTLEDIAKSLKHWEGSTAPLLFAAALVIAGLGFKVGAVPFHIWVPDVYQGAPTPVTAFLSVGSKAAGFIVLTRVVETFLAEGSAIAQPISHVLLVLGGATILLGNLAAIAQTNFKRLLAYSSIAHAGYLLIVLGCSPAGGTGLTPGQIAAFYLATYLPMTFICFLLLSVARAQGLGEEIASLRGLALSNPKLGMAVTLALASLAGLPLTAGFMGKFLVIFATVLDGLYPYLAIAVIGAAVGFYYYFRVILSLYSKTEGEAAPVKLKLGLPSVVLLVLFTASIVVMGVYPDSVRKALGDKGAAKAHVATAVEKH; this is translated from the coding sequence ATGTCTCCGCTCTCTCTGGAACTTGCTCTTGGTGTGCTCGGCCTTGTGCTGCTGCTGGTGGAGTCGTTCACCCGTGTGCCGCGCAAGACGCTTGCCTATGGAGCCATTGGAGGTCTCACCCTGGCGCTGCTCATCCTCGTGTTTGGTGGGGCGAGCGGCCAGGCCCCGGGCATGGAGGAGTTCTACGCGGTCGATGCACTGGCGCTCTTCTATAAGGGTCTCGCCTTGGTGGCAACCATTGCCACGATTGTGCTCTCGCTGGAATACGCCCCGGTGGTGAACCAGTACGTGGCCACCTACCCCGAGAAGCACAAGGAAGCGGGCCTTGGCGAATTCTTCAGCCTGCCCGTCTTTGTTTGTGTGGGCATGATGGTCATGGCTTCGGCCAAGGACCTGATCACCATCTTCGTCGCGCTGGAGCTTGTGACCGTAAGCTTCTACGTGCTGGTGGCCTACATGCGACGCAGCGCGGCTTCGCTGGAGGCCGGGGTGAAATACCTCATCCTGGGCGCTCTCAGCACGGGTCTTCTCATTTACGGCCTTGCCTGGTTGTATGGCATGACCGGCGCTTTGACGCTCGAAGACATCGCCAAATCTCTCAAGCATTGGGAGGGCAGCACTGCTCCGTTGCTGTTCGCCGCCGCTCTGGTGATTGCTGGGCTCGGATTCAAGGTGGGTGCCGTGCCCTTCCACATCTGGGTGCCGGATGTCTATCAAGGTGCGCCCACTCCGGTGACGGCATTTCTCTCGGTGGGCTCCAAGGCGGCGGGATTCATAGTGCTCACCCGTGTGGTGGAGACTTTCCTCGCTGAAGGTTCTGCCATAGCCCAGCCGATCTCGCACGTGTTGCTCGTGTTGGGTGGTGCGACCATCCTGCTCGGCAACCTGGCGGCGATCGCGCAGACGAACTTCAAGCGCCTGCTTGCCTACTCCAGCATCGCGCATGCCGGTTACCTTCTGATTGTGCTGGGTTGTTCACCTGCGGGTGGCACGGGACTTACTCCCGGACAGATCGCCGCCTTCTACCTGGCGACCTACCTTCCCATGACCTTCATCTGCTTCCTCCTTCTGAGCGTGGCGCGGGCCCAGGGTCTCGGGGAAGAAATCGCCAGCCTGCGTGGTCTGGCGCTAAGCAATCCAAAGCTGGGAATGGCGGTGACCCTTGCGCTGGCTTCCCTGGCGGGCCTGCCACTCACCGCCGGATTCATGGGCAAGTTCCTCGTCATTTTCGCCACGGTGCTGGATGGGCTCTATCCCTATCTCGCCATTGCGGTCATTGGCGCCGCGGTGGGCTTCTATTACTATTTCCGAGTCATCCTTTCGCTATATTCCAAAACGGAGGGCGAGGCCGCTCCGGTGAAGCTCAAGCTTGGACTGCCTTCTGTGGTGCTCCTGGTACTCTTCACCGCCAGCATTGTGGTGATGGGTGTCTATCCGGACTCCGTCCGCAAGGCCCTTGGGGACAAGGGCGCTGCCAAGGCCCACGTGGCCACCGCGGTGGAGAAGCACTAG
- a CDS encoding complex I subunit 4 family protein has protein sequence MSPLEIIILLPLLAAIAIWLGAPGRATALGASVVNLLLVAGLFVQYRGDKSVEGFMAYKNSHEVLSSPKIAFAVGADGVSLTLALLTVLVTLAAVWATTSKERLHYGASLLISCGALGAFLCTDVFFLYAFHELALIPTFLMIALYGHGEKRQAAWRITIYLGVGSLVLLAGLLGVVWYCRPPGGELTFDLLTLMQHPLKADAPYAQYAPANFFVLLVGFGTLVSLFPFHSWAAPAYAAAPTPVAMLHSGVLKKFGLYGLIRIALPLLPDAAKTPWVQDALLYMLLGNILVIGFVTLYQTRLDTMLANSSVMHMGYIFLGIAAGNAIGTNGAVLLMFGHGISVALLFMICGRLRNQLGTLEFSKLGGLAKNAPFLSLVFGIAAFASIGLPGLANFSGEVMIFFSTFVNFRPSEGFTFLQVATILSLWGVVISAVYMLRAYRKLFFGQAASGLYVSDPGYGLRVPMILLVAALLIVGVYPASLLQVIDASLGTLFAAK, from the coding sequence GTGAGTCCTCTCGAAATCATCATCCTGCTTCCGCTGCTGGCCGCCATTGCCATCTGGCTGGGTGCGCCTGGTCGCGCGACGGCACTGGGTGCTTCGGTGGTGAATCTGTTGCTGGTGGCGGGATTGTTCGTCCAGTACCGCGGTGACAAGTCCGTTGAGGGCTTCATGGCGTACAAGAATTCGCATGAGGTGCTTTCCTCGCCGAAGATTGCGTTTGCCGTCGGTGCAGATGGTGTGAGCCTCACGCTTGCCCTGCTCACGGTGCTGGTGACACTTGCGGCGGTATGGGCCACCACGAGCAAGGAGCGCCTGCATTACGGAGCCTCGCTGCTCATCTCCTGCGGCGCACTGGGTGCCTTCCTCTGCACGGACGTTTTCTTCCTGTATGCGTTCCACGAGCTGGCGCTGATTCCGACCTTCCTGATGATCGCCCTGTATGGTCATGGCGAGAAGCGCCAGGCTGCGTGGCGCATCACGATCTATCTCGGTGTGGGCAGTCTCGTGCTGCTGGCTGGTCTTTTGGGTGTGGTGTGGTACTGCCGTCCTCCTGGCGGAGAGTTGACCTTTGATCTGCTGACCCTCATGCAGCACCCGCTGAAGGCAGATGCGCCCTATGCTCAATATGCGCCCGCCAATTTCTTTGTACTGCTGGTGGGTTTCGGCACGCTGGTGAGCCTGTTTCCCTTCCATAGCTGGGCGGCTCCTGCCTACGCTGCGGCTCCCACTCCGGTCGCCATGCTGCACTCGGGTGTGCTGAAGAAGTTCGGCCTGTACGGTCTCATCCGCATTGCGCTGCCGCTGCTCCCGGACGCGGCGAAGACTCCGTGGGTGCAGGATGCACTGCTCTACATGCTGCTGGGGAACATCCTCGTCATCGGCTTTGTCACGCTCTACCAGACACGCCTGGACACCATGCTCGCGAACTCGAGCGTGATGCACATGGGCTACATCTTCCTCGGCATCGCTGCTGGCAATGCCATCGGCACGAATGGCGCTGTGCTCCTCATGTTCGGCCATGGCATCTCCGTGGCGCTGCTTTTCATGATCTGCGGCCGACTCCGCAACCAGCTCGGGACGCTTGAATTCTCCAAGCTCGGTGGCCTGGCGAAGAACGCTCCGTTCCTCAGCCTGGTATTCGGCATTGCTGCCTTCGCCTCCATTGGCCTGCCTGGTCTGGCAAATTTCTCGGGCGAGGTGATGATCTTCTTCTCCACGTTTGTGAACTTCCGTCCTTCCGAGGGCTTCACGTTTCTGCAGGTGGCCACCATTCTTTCCCTCTGGGGCGTGGTGATCAGTGCCGTGTACATGCTGCGGGCCTATCGGAAACTCTTCTTCGGTCAGGCGGCTTCGGGACTCTATGTCAGTGATCCGGGCTACGGCTTGCGTGTGCCAATGATTCTGCTGGTCGCGGCTCTGCTCATTGTTGGCGTCTATCCGGCGTCGCTCCTGCAGGTGATCGATGCCTCGCTTGGGACTCTCTTTGCTGCGAAATAA
- the nuoL gene encoding NADH-quinone oxidoreductase subunit L translates to MNFSPETLTGMVLLLPLASAVVITLLHGVLKNTAHLISTGVAVIMFLCALVFLGAKDQDRLLMYPFLQVGDFKANISFIVDQQSKGMLFIVTFIGMLVHIYSTSYMKDDAAKARYFAALSLFMFSMNGIVLADNLVMMFLFWELVGVSSYLLIGHWFTKPEASDAAKKAFITNRVGDFGFMAGILILFGATGNLTEGVLSFSEMKDAMASSGSLLKDFVKHQPELFTIACLGLFLGAVGKSAQAPLHVWLPDAMEGPTPVSALIHAATMVAAGVYMLVRVYFLLYASPVALEVISYIGGITALMAALMATQQNDIKKVLAYSTLSQLGYMVMAVGLMAPNEGMFHLYTHAFFKALLFLGAGAVIHSCHHEQDIWKMGGLAKKMPVTFYTFVIGTAALMGVPYITSGFWSKEGILIAAYPHEGHGNLLLFIMGVATAFLTAFYMTRLVVVVFLGKSRTKHADHAHESPLVMILPLAILAIPSLISTWIAGTLSAMVPEEHHNNVVLILSVAVLIAGYLVAVKIYKGKDKDPLNIPIFANKFYWDEFYAGLVKYGQDRLAWIINGIESIVVDGLTVRLPAALAKSSGNVLRRIQSGGLQAYTFVLGLGIVIAVYLAVYASSKN, encoded by the coding sequence ATGAATTTCTCTCCCGAAACCCTTACAGGCATGGTGCTGCTGCTGCCGCTGGCATCAGCGGTGGTCATCACCCTGTTGCACGGGGTGCTGAAGAATACCGCTCACCTCATCTCCACGGGCGTGGCTGTCATCATGTTCCTGTGCGCGCTCGTCTTTCTCGGCGCGAAGGATCAGGATCGCCTCCTGATGTACCCCTTCCTGCAGGTGGGTGATTTCAAGGCGAACATCAGTTTCATCGTCGACCAGCAGAGCAAGGGCATGCTCTTCATCGTGACCTTCATTGGCATGCTGGTGCACATCTATTCCACTAGCTACATGAAGGATGATGCTGCGAAGGCGCGCTATTTCGCGGCGCTCTCGCTCTTCATGTTCTCGATGAATGGCATCGTGCTGGCGGACAATCTGGTGATGATGTTCCTTTTCTGGGAATTGGTGGGGGTGAGTTCCTACCTGCTCATCGGTCACTGGTTTACCAAGCCTGAAGCGAGTGATGCCGCAAAGAAGGCCTTCATCACGAACCGTGTGGGCGACTTCGGCTTCATGGCAGGCATTCTCATCCTGTTCGGAGCCACGGGGAACCTGACGGAAGGCGTGCTGAGTTTCTCGGAGATGAAGGATGCCATGGCATCGTCCGGCAGTCTTTTGAAGGATTTTGTAAAGCACCAGCCTGAGCTGTTCACCATCGCCTGCCTCGGTCTTTTCCTCGGCGCAGTGGGCAAGAGCGCACAGGCGCCTCTGCACGTGTGGCTTCCGGACGCGATGGAAGGTCCCACCCCTGTGTCGGCCCTCATTCACGCTGCCACCATGGTGGCAGCCGGGGTGTACATGCTGGTGCGTGTGTATTTCCTCCTCTATGCCAGCCCGGTGGCCCTGGAAGTCATCTCTTATATCGGCGGCATCACTGCCTTGATGGCCGCCCTGATGGCGACCCAGCAGAACGACATCAAGAAGGTGCTGGCGTACTCCACGCTTTCGCAGCTGGGCTACATGGTGATGGCCGTCGGCCTCATGGCTCCCAATGAGGGCATGTTCCACCTGTACACGCACGCCTTCTTCAAGGCGCTGTTGTTCCTTGGCGCAGGTGCGGTCATTCACTCCTGCCACCATGAGCAGGACATCTGGAAGATGGGCGGGCTGGCCAAGAAAATGCCCGTGACCTTCTACACCTTTGTCATCGGCACGGCTGCGCTCATGGGGGTGCCGTACATCACCAGTGGTTTCTGGAGCAAGGAAGGCATTCTCATTGCCGCGTATCCGCACGAGGGCCATGGGAATCTGCTGCTCTTCATCATGGGGGTTGCCACTGCGTTCTTGACCGCTTTCTACATGACGAGACTGGTGGTCGTGGTCTTCTTGGGCAAGAGCCGGACCAAACACGCCGACCATGCGCATGAGTCGCCGCTCGTGATGATTCTTCCCCTGGCGATTCTGGCCATCCCCTCGCTGATTTCCACCTGGATCGCCGGTACGCTGAGTGCGATGGTTCCTGAAGAACATCACAACAACGTGGTGCTGATCCTCTCCGTGGCGGTGTTGATTGCGGGCTACCTGGTTGCGGTGAAAATCTACAAGGGCAAGGACAAGGATCCCCTCAACATCCCGATTTTCGCCAACAAGTTCTACTGGGATGAGTTTTACGCCGGTCTGGTGAAGTATGGCCAGGATCGCCTGGCGTGGATCATCAATGGCATTGAGAGCATCGTGGTGGACGGGCTCACGGTCCGCCTGCCAGCCGCACTGGCAAAGTCGTCCGGCAACGTGCTGCGCCGCATCCAGAGCGGTGGCCTGCAGGCCTACACCTTTGTTCTCGGTCTTGGCATCGTCATCGCGGTGTATCTGGCGGTGTACGCCTCATCCAAGAATTAA
- the nuoK gene encoding NADH-quinone oxidoreductase subunit NuoK has product MVTLSHYLMVSGLLFAIGLVGVVVRRNILTIYMCLEMMLSAANLTLVAFSRFRLVEGLPDYNAQALVFFTITVAAAEVAVGLAIIVALFRAKQSVDVGAVEKMKG; this is encoded by the coding sequence ATGGTTACCCTCAGTCATTACCTCATGGTCAGCGGCCTGCTCTTTGCGATCGGGCTGGTGGGCGTGGTCGTGCGGCGGAACATCCTCACCATCTACATGTGCCTGGAGATGATGTTGAGCGCCGCGAATCTCACGCTGGTGGCCTTTTCCCGTTTCCGTCTCGTGGAGGGACTTCCCGATTACAATGCCCAGGCGCTGGTGTTCTTCACCATCACCGTGGCTGCCGCCGAGGTGGCCGTGGGTCTCGCCATCATTGTGGCGCTCTTCCGCGCGAAGCAGAGCGTCGATGTGGGCGCCGTGGAGAAGATGAAGGGCTGA
- a CDS encoding NADH-quinone oxidoreductase subunit J family protein, translating into MPSFLFYFFAAMTLVFGLMVVVLRNPVASALSLVMSFVGLAALFVSLDAYFIGIIQILVYAGAVMVLFLFIIMLLDIKAEALKKVNALPVVGGALLAIIFVAQLGSILANFDKGKTKLSDVPVQFERATAAQKLPGIKKDLERESLPDAKLVGQALFQRYPFQIQLVGVLLLVGTVGVVILSKREVN; encoded by the coding sequence ATGCCGTCCTTCTTGTTTTATTTCTTTGCTGCGATGACGCTGGTCTTCGGCCTGATGGTCGTGGTGCTGCGCAATCCGGTGGCCAGCGCGCTCTCCCTGGTGATGAGCTTCGTGGGTCTGGCTGCGCTCTTCGTGAGTCTGGACGCCTACTTCATCGGCATCATCCAGATCCTTGTGTACGCCGGCGCGGTGATGGTGCTGTTCCTTTTCATCATCATGCTTCTGGATATCAAGGCAGAGGCGCTGAAGAAGGTGAATGCACTCCCGGTGGTGGGCGGCGCACTGCTTGCCATCATTTTCGTGGCCCAGCTTGGGAGCATCCTGGCGAATTTCGACAAGGGTAAGACGAAACTGTCCGATGTGCCGGTGCAGTTTGAGCGCGCCACGGCGGCGCAGAAGCTGCCAGGCATCAAGAAGGATCTCGAGCGTGAGTCCCTCCCTGACGCCAAGCTGGTGGGCCAGGCCCTCTTCCAGCGTTACCCCTTTCAGATTCAGCTCGTGGGTGTGCTCCTTCTGGTCGGCACCGTGGGCGTGGTCATCCTCAGCAAGCGTGAAGTGAATTAG
- a CDS encoding NuoI/complex I 23 kDa subunit family protein produces the protein MATIVCKRPKLKWHERWFISTFLKGLRITLGHAIAIVRGRKKVTMQYPEEKWDANLPDHYRGAPTLVTDEHGRERCVSCQLCEFICPPRAITITPEEIPSEDKWAKVEKRPQEFKIDMIRCIYCGMCEEVCPEQAIFLRKDYAITGLSRAEMVHDKKKLYEIGGVREGLVNKWNDLK, from the coding sequence ATGGCCACGATTGTCTGTAAACGTCCCAAACTGAAATGGCATGAGCGCTGGTTTATCTCCACGTTCCTGAAGGGCCTGCGCATCACCCTCGGCCACGCCATTGCCATCGTGCGTGGTCGCAAGAAGGTGACCATGCAGTATCCCGAGGAGAAGTGGGATGCGAACCTGCCCGATCACTACCGTGGTGCGCCCACCCTGGTGACGGACGAGCACGGCCGCGAGCGCTGCGTGAGCTGCCAGCTCTGCGAATTCATCTGCCCGCCCCGCGCCATCACCATCACGCCTGAGGAAATCCCCAGCGAAGACAAGTGGGCCAAGGTGGAGAAGCGCCCCCAGGAGTTCAAGATCGACATGATCCGCTGCATCTACTGCGGCATGTGCGAGGAGGTCTGCCCTGAGCAGGCCATCTTCCTTCGCAAGGACTACGCCATCACCGGCCTGAGCCGTGCAGAGATGGTGCACGACAAGAAGAAGCTTTATGAGATTGGCGGCGTGCGTGAGGGCCTGGTGAACAAGTGGAACGATCTGAAGTAA
- a CDS encoding complex I subunit 1/NuoH family protein, whose amino-acid sequence MGSFLDSINLAYLIASAVKIVFFSFLVILPMVAYSVYAERRVSAIIQDRVGPNRTGIPLTLFGGKKDIPLAGLIQPLADGLKFLLKEDFTPSHVKKFYYWLAPTLVMVPALLTAVVIPFGSELDLSWLTKFGVEGAWVHQPVALVIADLNIGPLFTFAIASLGVYGIVLAGWSSNSKYPFLGGVRSSSQMISYEIALGLSIVPVLMILGDLNLSEIARYQDKNGWLLLPFWGEGLSFGRFVLLIPIAISFVIFVISMFAETNRAPFDLPECETELVAGYHTEYSSMKFALFFMGEYAAMIIGSGLAVTLFLGGWSIPFGGLIEQWTGIQLTYHEGATPWWLGLLHIGSFLIKVVGFIIFFIWVRWTLPRFRYDQLMKLGWLVFFELALANVFLTAVLMLWFRI is encoded by the coding sequence ATGGGTAGCTTTCTAGACAGCATCAATCTCGCCTATCTCATCGCTTCGGCGGTGAAGATCGTGTTCTTCAGCTTCCTGGTCATTTTGCCCATGGTGGCCTACTCGGTGTATGCCGAGCGCCGCGTGAGTGCCATCATCCAGGATCGCGTCGGCCCGAACCGCACTGGCATTCCGCTCACCCTTTTCGGAGGGAAGAAAGATATCCCCCTGGCTGGTCTCATTCAGCCCCTGGCAGACGGCCTCAAGTTCCTGTTGAAGGAGGACTTCACGCCCTCCCATGTGAAGAAATTCTACTACTGGCTGGCTCCCACGCTGGTCATGGTGCCGGCCTTGCTCACGGCGGTGGTCATTCCCTTCGGAAGCGAGCTGGATCTGAGCTGGCTCACGAAGTTCGGCGTGGAAGGTGCTTGGGTGCATCAGCCGGTGGCGCTGGTCATTGCGGACCTCAACATCGGACCGCTCTTCACCTTCGCCATCGCCTCGCTCGGCGTGTACGGCATCGTGCTGGCGGGCTGGTCGTCGAACTCAAAGTACCCCTTCCTCGGCGGTGTGCGCAGCTCCTCCCAGATGATTTCCTACGAAATCGCCTTGGGCCTCTCCATCGTCCCGGTGCTGATGATTCTTGGTGATCTGAACCTCTCCGAAATCGCCCGCTATCAGGACAAGAACGGCTGGCTGCTCCTGCCTTTCTGGGGTGAAGGTCTCAGCTTCGGCCGCTTCGTCCTGCTCATTCCGATCGCCATTTCCTTCGTCATCTTCGTGATTTCGATGTTTGCCGAGACGAACCGTGCGCCCTTCGACCTTCCCGAGTGCGAAACGGAACTCGTGGCCGGGTACCACACCGAGTACAGCTCGATGAAGTTCGCCCTGTTCTTCATGGGAGAGTACGCCGCGATGATCATCGGTTCCGGTCTGGCGGTCACCCTCTTCCTCGGCGGCTGGAGCATCCCCTTTGGTGGACTGATTGAGCAGTGGACCGGCATTCAGCTCACCTACCATGAGGGTGCGACTCCCTGGTGGCTGGGTCTGCTGCACATCGGCAGCTTCCTCATCAAGGTGGTGGGCTTCATCATCTTCTTCATCTGGGTGCGGTGGACACTGCCGCGCTTCCGCTATGACCAGCTCATGAAGCTGGGCTGGCTGGTATTCTTTGAACTCGCACTGGCGAATGTGTTCCTGACCGCCGTGCTCATGCTGTGGTTCCGCATCTGA